Proteins from a genomic interval of Rhipicephalus microplus isolate Deutch F79 chromosome 6, USDA_Rmic, whole genome shotgun sequence:
- the LOC119167115 gene encoding BRO1 domain-containing protein BROX, whose amino-acid sequence MAYWFHRNPLKATGVVNFDLKMLAMDSQALKLCSDLRLARNHLLDLLTDPLNDIGTIETALNTYLALFAGMILAPDEKGGESKLRYTTRFRWTQTMLGQTPLVQSDTVFELVSICQNVGIWHMKHASAIAAKEDISMDEAKDVHTCLRKAAGYFCAMKNKYVGQLREQPVPGSDMDSRVASAYINQCTAEAQEVTIGRAIEMKHAPGLISALAHETSKMYTSAADSLASLEASKFGRWRKFLILKAVFYLSYAYCYAGENLLAQEKCGDAIRALQESHKCYQDAVQICRQYSTMKGPGSAAKIDQHLFFRKLAPLVKRTLDKCERENGFIFHQKVPKDAPELELRATYGLVSPEEFQMPAHDKAWTPVVYAAFYVQTTGTPDPANSKAAVKAEGDLPAVQEKTSSHSTADPKTESGCILQ is encoded by the exons ATGGCGTACTGGTTTCATCGAAACCCTCTAAAGGCCACAGGCGTCGTCAACTTCGATCTCAAGATGCTTGCCATGGACAGCCAAGCTCTGAAGCTCTGCAG TGACCTGCGTTTGGCGAGGAACCATCTCCTCGACTTGCTGACAGACCCTCTGAATGACATCGGCACAATCGAAACGGCCCTGAACACTTACCTGGCGCTCTTCGCTGGCATGATCTTGGCCCCTGACGAGAAGGGGGGTGAGAGCAAGCTGAGATACACCACAAGGTTTCGCTGGACTCAGACCATGCTGGGACAGACACCTCT TGTGCAGTCAGACACAGTCTTTGAGCTGGTCTCAATCTGCCAGAATGTGGGGATCTGGCACATGAAGCATGCGTCGGCCATTGCCGCCAAGGAGGA CATCAGCATGGATGAAGCAAAGGACGTCCACACGTGTCTCAGGAAAGCTGCAGGCTACTTCTGTGCGATGAAG aacaagTATGTCGGACAGTTGAGGGAGCAACCGGTACCGGGATCCGACATGGACTCGCGAGTGGCATCCGCCTACATCAACCAGTGCACTGCAGAAGCACAGGAAG TGACGATTGGCCGAGCCATTGAGATGAAGCACGCCCCTGGGCTCATTTCTGCTCTGGCCCATGAGACGTCAAAGATGTACACGTCTGCGG cGGACTCCCTCGCGAGCCTCGAAGCATCCAAGTTTGGACGCTGGAGGAAGTTTCTTATTCTCAAGGCTGTTTTTTATCTCTCCTAT GCCTACTGCTATGCGGGAGAAAACCTGTTGGCGCAGGAGAAGTGTGGAGATGCGATTAGAGCCCTGCAGGAAAGCCACAAGT GCTACCAAGACGCCGTGCAGATCTGCAGGCAGTACAGCACCATGAAGGGGCCCGGCTCTGCAGCTAAGATCGACCAGCACCTCTTCTTCCGCAAGCTTGCGCCTCTGGTCAAGCGGACCCTCGACAAGTGCGAGCGGGAGAACGGTTTCAT ATTCCACCAAAAGGTGCCCAAGGATGCACCTGAACTGGAGCTGCGAGCCACGTATGGCCTGGTGAGTCCCGAGGAATTTCAGATGCCTGCTCACGACAAGGCCTGGACGCCGGTTGTCTACGCGGCTTTTTACGTACAGACCACTGGCACTCCCGACCCTGCAAACTCG AAGGCAGCCGTCAAGGCCGAAGGTGATCTCCCGGCAGTGCAGGAGAAGACCTCTTCCCATTCCACTGCCGACCCGAAGACGGAAAGCGGATGCATCTTGCAGTGA